Proteins from one Thioflavicoccus mobilis 8321 genomic window:
- the dtd gene encoding D-aminoacyl-tRNA deacylase, producing MIGLIQRVSEASVAVDGETIAAIDRGLLALIGVEKGDDLRRADRLLERLLGYRVFPDELGRMNLSLRTTGGGLLLVPQFTLAADTRKGTRASFTSAAPPTDGERLYDYLVAQANATYPHVQCGRFGADMQVALVNDGPVTFWLQG from the coding sequence ATGATCGGCCTGATCCAGCGCGTCAGCGAGGCGAGTGTCGCGGTCGACGGCGAGACGATCGCCGCCATCGACCGTGGACTGTTGGCCCTGATCGGGGTCGAAAAGGGCGACGATCTCAGGCGCGCCGACCGGCTCCTCGAGCGCCTGCTCGGCTACCGAGTCTTCCCCGACGAACTCGGCCGCATGAACCTCAGCCTGCGCACGACCGGCGGTGGACTCCTGCTGGTACCTCAGTTCACGCTCGCGGCCGACACCCGCAAGGGCACCCGTGCGAGCTTCACGAGCGCGGCCCCGCCAACCGACGGCGAGCGACTCTACGATTATCTGGTGGCCCAAGCCAATGCGACCTATCCTCATGTGCAATGCGGACGTTTCGGCGCCGACATGCAGGTCGCGCTCGTCAACGATGGCCCCGTGACCTTCTGGCTCCAAGGTTGA
- the hisB gene encoding imidazoleglycerol-phosphate dehydratase HisB: MSAQTTNRTARVERQTLETRIRVTVDLDGTGRASLRTGVPFLEHMLAQIARHGMIDLEIEADGDLHIDDHHTVEDLGITLGQALAKAFGDKQGIRRYGHAYVPLDEALSRVVVDLSGRPGLVFAVDFVRERIGAFDVDLFREFFQGLVNHAALTLHVDNLRGDNAHHQAETVFKAFGRALRMAVEPDPRMTGITPSTKGAL; this comes from the coding sequence ATGTCAGCCCAGACGACCAACCGCACCGCTCGGGTCGAGCGACAGACCCTGGAGACCCGGATCCGCGTCACCGTCGATCTCGACGGGACCGGGCGCGCGAGCCTGCGCACAGGGGTGCCCTTCCTCGAGCACATGCTGGCGCAGATTGCCCGCCACGGGATGATCGATCTAGAGATCGAGGCCGACGGCGATCTGCACATCGACGATCACCACACGGTCGAAGACCTGGGTATCACGCTCGGCCAAGCGCTCGCCAAGGCCTTCGGCGACAAACAGGGCATCCGCCGCTACGGGCACGCCTACGTGCCGCTCGACGAGGCGCTGTCGCGTGTCGTCGTCGACCTCTCAGGCCGCCCAGGGCTGGTCTTCGCGGTCGACTTCGTCCGCGAGCGGATCGGCGCCTTCGACGTCGACCTGTTCCGCGAATTCTTCCAGGGCCTCGTCAATCATGCGGCGCTGACGCTGCATGTCGACAACCTGCGCGGCGACAATGCCCATCATCAGGCGGAGACCGTCTTCAAGGCCTTCGGCCGGGCGCTGCGGATGGCCGTCGAGCCCGATCCGCGGATGACCGGCATCACCCCATCGACCAAGGGCGCGCTCTGA
- the hisA gene encoding 1-(5-phosphoribosyl)-5-[(5-phosphoribosylamino)methylideneamino]imidazole-4-carboxamide isomerase: MLLIPAIDLKDGRCVRLRQGRMEDETVFSDNPVEMAGCWAAAGARRLHLVDLNGAFAGTPVNGAAIRAIAAAFPDLPIQVGGGIRDEATIGAYLEAGVGYCILGTQAVREPEFVARACRAFPGHIMVGLDAQDGQVAVQGWAEITDHRVEDLARRFEDDGIEAVIYTDIGRDGMLSGPNIAATKALAAAIGIPVVASGGITTLDDVRALAEAARGTGIMGAITGRAIYEGTLDFAAGQRLADSIEVDR, from the coding sequence GTGCTGCTGATCCCTGCCATCGATCTGAAGGACGGCCGCTGCGTGCGGCTGCGCCAGGGCCGCATGGAGGACGAGACCGTCTTCTCCGACAACCCGGTCGAGATGGCTGGGTGCTGGGCGGCGGCCGGCGCACGGCGCCTGCATCTGGTCGACCTGAACGGCGCCTTCGCCGGTACGCCGGTCAACGGCGCGGCGATCCGCGCGATCGCCGCGGCCTTTCCGGACCTGCCGATCCAGGTCGGGGGCGGGATCCGCGACGAGGCGACGATCGGCGCCTATCTCGAGGCCGGGGTCGGTTACTGCATCCTGGGCACCCAGGCGGTGCGCGAGCCCGAGTTCGTCGCCCGCGCCTGCCGCGCCTTCCCGGGTCACATCATGGTCGGCCTCGATGCGCAGGACGGCCAGGTGGCCGTCCAAGGCTGGGCCGAGATCACCGATCATCGGGTCGAAGACCTGGCGCGACGTTTCGAAGACGACGGCATCGAGGCCGTGATCTACACCGACATCGGCCGCGACGGCATGTTGAGCGGCCCGAATATCGCCGCGACCAAGGCCTTGGCAGCGGCGATCGGCATCCCGGTCGTCGCCTCCGGCGGCATCACGACCCTGGACGACGTGCGGGCCTTGGCCGAGGCGGCGCGCGGCACAGGCATCATGGGCGCCATCACCGGCCGCGCCATCTACGAGGGCACGCTGGACTTCGCCGCCGGCCAGCGGCTCGCCGATTCCATCGAGGTTGACCGATGA
- the hisI gene encoding phosphoribosyl-AMP cyclohydrolase, with product MTENDDWLDAIKWDAQGLVPAIAQEWGTGKILMMAWMNRESLRLTRESGHVVYWSRSRAKLWHKGEESGNQQVVRAIRIDCDADVVLIEVEQKGGIACHTGRHSCFYRKLDATGQWVEVDPVIKDPKAIYGRP from the coding sequence ATGACTGAAAATGACGACTGGCTCGACGCGATCAAGTGGGACGCGCAGGGTCTGGTGCCGGCGATCGCCCAGGAATGGGGCACCGGCAAGATCCTGATGATGGCTTGGATGAACCGCGAGTCGCTGCGCCTGACGCGCGAGAGCGGTCACGTCGTCTATTGGTCGCGCTCGCGCGCGAAGCTCTGGCACAAGGGCGAGGAGTCCGGCAACCAACAGGTCGTTCGGGCGATCCGCATCGATTGCGATGCCGACGTCGTCCTGATCGAGGTCGAGCAGAAGGGCGGGATCGCCTGTCACACCGGGCGCCACAGCTGTTTTTACCGCAAGCTCGACGCGACCGGCCAGTGGGTCGAGGTCGATCCCGTCATCAAGGACCCGAAGGCCATCTACGGTCGGCCCTGA
- a CDS encoding phosphoribosyl-ATP diphosphatase yields MKNDTLERLAEVLEERKSADPQSSYVAKLYGKGLDAILKKIGEEATETVMAAKDGEGERIVSEVADLWFHCLVMLAHEGLGPTAVLAELDRRFGLSGLEEKARRTEG; encoded by the coding sequence ATGAAGAACGACACCCTGGAACGCCTGGCCGAGGTCCTGGAGGAGCGCAAGTCCGCCGATCCGCAGTCCTCTTACGTCGCCAAGCTTTACGGCAAGGGACTCGACGCGATCCTGAAGAAGATCGGCGAGGAGGCCACCGAGACGGTGATGGCGGCCAAGGATGGGGAGGGTGAGCGGATCGTCAGCGAGGTTGCCGACCTCTGGTTCCATTGTCTGGTCATGCTTGCCCACGAGGGCCTCGGGCCGACTGCCGTCCTTGCCGAACTTGACCGGCGCTTCGGACTCTCCGGACTCGAGGAGAAGGCACGTCGCACCGAGGGATAG
- the tatA gene encoding Sec-independent protein translocase subunit TatA: MGVGGISIWQLLIILVIVLLLFGTKRLKNIGSDLGNAVKGFRGALSDAEKRDEEEEKKQAGAEPALTSEQRTAESADTPEASKDKGPATKS, from the coding sequence ATGGGAGTCGGTGGCATCAGTATCTGGCAGCTGTTGATCATCCTGGTGATCGTGCTGCTGCTGTTCGGGACCAAGCGTCTGAAGAATATCGGCTCGGACCTGGGGAACGCCGTCAAAGGGTTCCGTGGTGCCCTGTCCGATGCGGAAAAACGCGACGAGGAAGAAGAGAAGAAGCAGGCGGGCGCGGAGCCGGCACTCACCTCCGAGCAGCGCACGGCCGAATCCGCGGACACCCCGGAGGCGAGCAAGGACAAGGGCCCGGCGACCAAGTCCTGA
- the tatB gene encoding Sec-independent protein translocase protein TatB translates to MFDVGFLELVVIGLVALIVIGPERLPRVARTAGMWVGRARRAFTSVKEEIDRELRAEELKEIMRKQADSQSLERILEPPAKTHRSEADSVGPGAGGKSPEPPSTEARATESGDPP, encoded by the coding sequence ATGTTCGACGTCGGTTTCCTGGAGCTCGTCGTGATCGGCCTGGTCGCGCTGATCGTGATCGGCCCGGAGCGCTTGCCACGCGTTGCGCGCACGGCCGGGATGTGGGTCGGACGGGCACGACGGGCCTTTACGTCGGTCAAGGAGGAGATCGACCGCGAGCTGCGGGCCGAAGAACTCAAGGAGATCATGCGCAAGCAGGCCGACAGCCAGTCCCTGGAGCGCATCCTCGAACCTCCGGCGAAAACGCACCGGAGCGAGGCCGATTCGGTCGGGCCAGGGGCGGGCGGAAAATCACCCGAGCCCCCCTCGACCGAGGCGAGAGCGACAGAAAGCGGCGATCCGCCCTAG
- the tatC gene encoding twin-arginine translocase subunit TatC, whose protein sequence is MLTSETPDELGGEQPFISHLIELRNRLIRMLVAVGLVFLALFPFANDIYTAVAAPIMAKLPDGASMIATQIASPFLTPFKLALMVAVFVTAPYLLYQLWAFVAPGLYRHEKRLAVPLLISSIVLFYLGMAFAYFVVFPLVFAFFASVTPQGVTQMPDIAFYLDFILKLFFAFGVAFEIPIATILLVAIGAVTPEQLARQRPYVIVGVFVVGMVLTPPDVISQTLLAVPMWLLFELGILFSRILVTPRGAPERPEDGGGPDGDRDPPPQAFLREDEDGEIDRDEASGGGDPGLLEAEEAPVRASAEVADPVTGKLERIKSLRDTDGDLEEVRRLLYEVLGEGDVDQRIVAQNILDQLDTP, encoded by the coding sequence ATGTTGACGTCAGAGACCCCAGACGAATTGGGGGGCGAACAGCCCTTCATCTCCCACCTCATCGAGCTGCGCAATCGTCTGATCCGGATGCTGGTCGCGGTCGGGCTGGTGTTTCTGGCGCTGTTCCCGTTCGCCAACGACATCTACACCGCGGTGGCGGCACCGATCATGGCGAAGCTGCCAGATGGGGCGAGCATGATCGCGACCCAGATCGCCTCGCCGTTCCTGACGCCATTCAAGCTGGCGTTGATGGTCGCGGTCTTCGTCACCGCACCCTATCTGCTCTATCAGCTCTGGGCATTCGTCGCGCCCGGTCTCTATCGTCACGAGAAGCGGCTGGCGGTGCCGCTGCTGATCAGCAGCATCGTGCTCTTCTACCTGGGCATGGCCTTCGCGTACTTCGTCGTCTTCCCGCTCGTCTTCGCCTTCTTCGCCTCGGTCACGCCGCAGGGTGTGACCCAGATGCCGGACATCGCCTTCTATCTCGACTTCATCCTCAAGCTGTTCTTCGCCTTCGGCGTGGCCTTCGAGATACCGATCGCGACGATCCTCTTGGTGGCCATTGGCGCCGTGACGCCCGAGCAGTTGGCACGGCAGCGGCCTTACGTCATCGTTGGGGTATTCGTCGTCGGCATGGTGTTGACGCCGCCCGATGTGATCTCGCAGACCCTGCTCGCGGTCCCGATGTGGTTGTTGTTCGAGCTGGGCATCCTCTTCTCGCGCATCCTCGTGACTCCACGTGGTGCGCCCGAGCGGCCAGAAGACGGTGGTGGCCCCGACGGCGATCGGGACCCTCCGCCCCAGGCCTTCTTGCGAGAGGACGAAGACGGCGAAATCGACCGGGACGAAGCGTCTGGCGGTGGCGATCCCGGTCTCCTCGAGGCCGAGGAAGCCCCTGTCCGTGCTAGCGCCGAGGTGGCCGATCCGGTGACAGGCAAGCTGGAGCGGATCAAGTCTCTACGTGACACGGACGGCGACCTCGAGGAGGTCCGTCGCCTGCTCTACGAGGTCCTCGGCGAGGGCGATGTGGACCAGCGCATCGTCGCCCAAAACATCCTCGATCAACTCGACACCCCTTGA
- a CDS encoding LysR family transcriptional regulator, which yields MATASLQIHYKQNRLKQLRAFCHAARTGSVSAAAEKIFLSQPTVSLQIQALEREFDTILFERRGPKIKLTPEGELLFQLAEPLVEGMDKLHETFATQCGRVDQGTLNVAAGESTILYVLPEPVQYFSEQFPGIDLKLHNVTGRDGLAMLRADTVDLAVGSMLEVPDDITYRPVVTFRPTLITPRDHPLANKADVTLEEIAPYGLILPPRHLSTWRIVDLVFKQHNLNYRVTLEAGGWEVIKKYVELGLGISIVTDVCLSGGEELGRVPLDRYFPKRSYGIVLRRGKFLSPQAKSFLKVLEACFPERDTPPHQPTVGEADWDDTQLG from the coding sequence ATGGCCACAGCGAGCCTTCAAATTCACTACAAGCAGAATCGTCTCAAGCAATTGCGGGCGTTTTGCCACGCCGCACGCACCGGCAGTGTCAGCGCCGCGGCCGAGAAGATCTTCCTCAGCCAGCCCACGGTTTCCTTACAGATTCAGGCCCTCGAGCGGGAGTTCGACACGATACTCTTCGAGCGGCGAGGCCCGAAGATCAAGCTCACCCCGGAAGGCGAGCTCCTTTTTCAGTTGGCCGAACCGCTCGTCGAGGGGATGGACAAGCTGCACGAGACCTTCGCCACCCAGTGCGGGCGCGTCGACCAGGGGACGCTCAATGTCGCCGCCGGCGAGTCGACAATCCTCTACGTCTTGCCAGAACCTGTTCAATACTTCTCCGAGCAATTCCCCGGCATCGATCTGAAACTGCATAACGTCACGGGTCGCGACGGCCTGGCGATGTTGCGGGCCGACACGGTGGACCTCGCCGTGGGTTCGATGCTTGAGGTGCCCGACGATATCACCTACCGACCCGTCGTCACGTTCCGCCCGACCCTCATTACCCCGCGCGACCACCCCCTCGCCAACAAGGCGGATGTCACACTCGAGGAGATCGCGCCGTACGGACTCATTTTGCCACCCCGTCACCTGAGCACCTGGCGCATCGTCGACCTGGTCTTCAAGCAGCACAACCTCAACTATCGGGTCACGCTGGAGGCAGGCGGCTGGGAGGTCATCAAGAAGTACGTCGAACTCGGTCTCGGCATCTCGATCGTCACCGACGTCTGTCTCAGCGGTGGCGAGGAGCTCGGGCGTGTCCCTCTCGATCGCTACTTCCCCAAGCGCAGCTACGGCATCGTGCTGCGCCGTGGCAAGTTTCTCTCGCCCCAGGCCAAGTCCTTCCTGAAGGTGCTCGAGGCCTGCTTCCCGGAACGCGATACGCCCCCACACCAGCCGACCGTCGGCGAGGCGGACTGGGACGACACCCAGCTCGGCTGA
- a CDS encoding cation:proton antiporter — protein sequence MIDEPIIFTVFLVFTGAAVLATLALFARQSLLIAYIALGALLGPWGLGLVEHPETVAEIGNIGIIFLLFLLGLNLDPQDLLRSLRRTTIVTLGSSLAFAAAGMGIGLAIGFTLVEALLVGGAMTFSSTIIGLKLLPTTVLHHQRMGRVIISVLLLQDLLAIALLLVIGGAPNGDNPWIQMAFVLFKLPLLILFAMACAHYLLLPLIQRFDTFREYVFLLVIGWCVGMAELSFWLGLSREIGAFIAGISLASSPIAFYIAESLRPVRDFFLVLFFFSLGARFNLGMVEDVLLPAMLMAGAMLLIKPWIFRLLLTLTGEPPTRAGEIGHRLGQLSEFSLLIAALALSKGVIGELASYTLQLATILTFLVSSYLVVRRYPTPIALTDELRRD from the coding sequence ATGATCGACGAACCCATCATCTTTACCGTCTTCCTCGTCTTCACGGGCGCTGCGGTCCTGGCTACGCTGGCCCTGTTCGCGCGTCAATCTCTCCTCATCGCCTACATCGCCCTCGGCGCGCTGCTCGGCCCTTGGGGACTCGGGCTGGTCGAACATCCTGAGACAGTCGCCGAGATCGGCAACATCGGCATCATCTTTCTGCTCTTTCTGCTCGGCCTCAACCTCGACCCTCAAGACCTGCTGCGCAGCCTGCGACGCACGACGATCGTCACGCTGGGCAGCTCTTTGGCCTTCGCCGCCGCCGGTATGGGCATCGGCCTCGCCATCGGCTTCACGCTGGTCGAGGCCCTACTCGTCGGTGGGGCCATGACCTTTTCGAGCACCATCATCGGCCTCAAACTGCTGCCGACGACGGTCTTGCATCATCAGCGAATGGGCCGCGTCATCATCAGCGTCCTGCTCCTGCAAGACCTGCTGGCGATCGCCTTGCTACTGGTCATCGGCGGGGCGCCGAACGGTGACAATCCGTGGATTCAGATGGCCTTCGTCCTATTCAAGCTACCCCTGCTGATCCTCTTCGCGATGGCTTGTGCCCATTATCTGCTGCTACCGCTGATCCAACGCTTCGACACCTTCCGCGAATACGTCTTTCTGTTGGTGATCGGCTGGTGCGTCGGTATGGCGGAGCTGTCGTTCTGGCTCGGCCTGTCGCGCGAGATCGGTGCCTTCATCGCCGGTATCTCGCTTGCATCGAGCCCGATCGCCTTCTATATCGCCGAGAGCCTGCGCCCGGTGAGGGACTTCTTCCTCGTCCTCTTCTTCTTCAGCCTCGGGGCGCGTTTCAACCTTGGAATGGTCGAGGACGTCTTGTTGCCGGCGATGCTTATGGCCGGCGCGATGCTGCTGATCAAACCCTGGATATTTCGCCTGCTCTTGACGCTGACCGGGGAGCCGCCGACGCGCGCCGGCGAGATCGGGCACCGCCTCGGGCAGCTCAGCGAATTCTCCCTGCTGATCGCTGCCCTCGCGCTGAGCAAAGGGGTAATCGGCGAACTGGCTTCCTACACGCTACAGCTTGCGACGATCCTGACCTTCCTCGTCTCGTCCTACCTGGTCGTGCGACGCTACCCGACCCCGATCGCGCTGACCGACGAGTTACGCCGGGATTGA
- a CDS encoding helix-turn-helix domain-containing protein: protein MDITAEIGRRLRAARHAQKLSLAQLAALTNSLSKSRISNYEQGIRRMGIEEAQALARALGSVTATYLLCLDDEPQLTVDELELLRNYRAADERGKETIRRLAESQVQYQNGGTADE from the coding sequence ATGGATATCACCGCTGAGATCGGACGTCGCCTGCGTGCTGCACGCCACGCGCAGAAGCTCAGTTTGGCCCAGCTCGCGGCCCTGACCAATTCGCTATCGAAGTCGCGCATCAGTAACTACGAACAGGGTATCCGGCGGATGGGCATCGAAGAGGCCCAGGCCCTCGCGCGGGCACTCGGTAGCGTCACTGCGACCTATCTGCTCTGTCTCGACGACGAGCCGCAACTGACCGTGGACGAACTCGAGCTGCTGCGGAACTATCGGGCCGCCGACGAACGCGGCAAAGAGACGATTCGACGGCTGGCCGAGAGCCAGGTCCAATACCAGAACGGTGGGACCGCCGACGAGTGA
- a CDS encoding exo-beta-N-acetylmuramidase NamZ family protein, with amino-acid sequence MKLGIDRLLEEDGLRRPLRGRRLALLGHPASLTAVGRHSLDALIEGTDLTIAAALGPQHGMRGDKQDNMVESPDYEDPRHGIPVFSLYGDVRYPTSAMLDSFDCLLVDLQDIGTRIYTYLTTLAYLLEACAAAGKALWVLDRPNPVGRPIEGSLLEPGWESFVGAGPLPMRHGLTLGELARWFVAERGLSLDLQVVTMSGYAPTGGPGWGWPLGELPWVNPSPNAASLNMARCFPGTVLFEGTTLSEGRGTTTPLELVGAPDLDGYRLLARMMNLAPAWLDGCLLRPCWFLPTFHKHVGQLCGGVQIHTDNRHYRHERFRPYRLGALLLKAIRLERPDYPIWRHFAYEYETERLAIDLLAGGTFLREWVDDQEATPADLEAHLAPDEAVWREAVQPFLCYP; translated from the coding sequence ATGAAGCTCGGTATCGACCGGCTGCTCGAAGAGGATGGGCTGCGCCGGCCGTTGCGTGGCCGACGGCTGGCCCTGCTCGGCCACCCCGCGTCGTTGACCGCCGTTGGTCGCCACAGCCTCGATGCCTTGATCGAGGGGACCGATTTGACCATCGCCGCCGCCCTCGGCCCGCAGCACGGGATGCGCGGCGACAAGCAGGATAACATGGTCGAATCGCCCGACTACGAAGATCCCCGCCACGGCATCCCGGTCTTCAGCCTCTACGGCGACGTGCGCTATCCGACTTCAGCGATGCTGGACAGCTTCGACTGCCTGCTCGTCGATCTCCAGGATATCGGCACCCGCATTTACACTTATCTGACGACGCTGGCCTATCTGCTCGAGGCCTGCGCCGCGGCCGGCAAGGCACTGTGGGTACTCGATCGTCCCAACCCGGTCGGCCGTCCCATCGAGGGCAGCCTGCTGGAGCCCGGCTGGGAGAGCTTCGTCGGCGCCGGCCCGCTGCCGATGCGCCACGGTCTCACGCTGGGTGAGCTGGCCCGCTGGTTCGTCGCCGAGCGTGGCCTTTCGCTCGACCTCCAGGTCGTGACCATGTCCGGCTACGCCCCGACCGGCGGCCCCGGCTGGGGCTGGCCGCTCGGGGAGTTGCCCTGGGTCAACCCGAGCCCGAACGCGGCCAGCCTGAACATGGCCCGCTGTTTCCCCGGGACCGTGCTGTTCGAAGGCACGACCCTTTCCGAGGGGCGTGGCACCACCACGCCGCTCGAGCTCGTCGGTGCGCCCGACCTCGATGGCTATCGCTTGCTGGCCCGGATGATGAACCTGGCGCCGGCCTGGCTGGACGGCTGTCTACTGCGACCCTGCTGGTTCCTGCCCACTTTCCACAAGCATGTCGGGCAGCTCTGCGGCGGCGTTCAGATCCACACCGACAACCGCCATTATCGCCACGAACGGTTCCGCCCCTACCGCCTCGGCGCACTGCTGCTCAAGGCGATTCGTCTGGAGCGGCCTGACTACCCGATCTGGCGCCATTTCGCCTACGAGTACGAGACCGAGCGGCTGGCGATCGACCTGCTCGCCGGCGGCACCTTCCTGCGAGAGTGGGTCGATGACCAGGAGGCCACCCCCGCCGACCTGGAGGCGCACCTCGCACCGGACGAGGCCGTTTGGCGCGAGGCCGTGCAACCCTTCCTCTGCTACCCGTAG
- a CDS encoding imidazole glycerol phosphate synthase HisHF, producing the protein MISLLDYGAGNVRSVRNAIRKLGFELTDIRRPEDILRAERLIFPGVGAFGAAMRRLHALGYVEPLRAYLAEGRPFLGICIGLQCLFEGSEESPDVAGLGLIPGRIRRFDDTRLSVPHMGWNGIRPEQDCALLADYAGEKLYFVHSYHAERTAENDDWVLATCDYGTPFVAAVQRGQVAAVQFHPEKSGAAGLRLLERFLTGQEATTTGHTGPPATTGFAKRIIACLDVRTNDAGDLVVTKGDQYDVREAGEVRNLGKPVDLARRYYEEGADEITFLNITGFRDFPLADQPMLEVLRRTSEQVFVPLTIGGGIRAFTDTDGRYHSALDVAAEYFRSGADKVSIGSDAVYTVEQYRDRGTKDGSSAIEQIAEVYGNQAVVISVDPRRVYVDSPEDTARPVIQTAIPGPNGERYCWFQCTVKGGREGRDLDAVEFARACEALGAGEILLNSIDRDGTGAGFDLELVKAVSDAVSIPVIASSGAGRVEHFTEVFNATGVEAALAAGIFHRREVPIAAVKDELRAHGIEVRT; encoded by the coding sequence ATGATTTCCCTTCTCGACTATGGCGCGGGCAATGTGCGCAGCGTCCGCAACGCGATCCGCAAGCTCGGCTTCGAGCTTACCGACATCCGCCGGCCCGAGGACATCCTGCGCGCTGAGCGCCTGATCTTCCCCGGCGTCGGCGCCTTCGGCGCGGCGATGCGGCGTCTGCATGCACTCGGCTACGTCGAGCCGCTGCGTGCCTATCTCGCCGAGGGGCGGCCGTTCCTCGGCATCTGCATCGGGCTCCAGTGCCTCTTCGAGGGCAGCGAGGAATCGCCGGATGTCGCCGGTCTCGGCCTGATCCCGGGGCGGATCCGCCGCTTCGACGATACGCGCCTGTCGGTGCCGCACATGGGCTGGAACGGGATCCGCCCCGAGCAGGACTGCGCGCTGCTGGCCGATTACGCCGGCGAGAAGCTCTACTTCGTGCATTCCTATCACGCCGAGCGCACGGCCGAGAACGACGACTGGGTGCTCGCGACCTGCGACTACGGCACGCCGTTCGTCGCTGCCGTCCAGCGCGGCCAAGTGGCGGCCGTGCAGTTCCACCCGGAGAAGAGTGGGGCGGCCGGGCTGCGCCTGCTCGAGCGCTTCCTCACCGGCCAGGAGGCAACGACCACCGGCCACACTGGGCCGCCGGCCACGACCGGTTTCGCCAAGCGCATCATCGCCTGCCTCGACGTGCGCACCAATGATGCCGGCGACCTCGTCGTGACCAAGGGCGATCAGTACGACGTGCGCGAGGCCGGCGAGGTGCGCAACCTCGGCAAGCCGGTGGATCTCGCACGGCGTTACTACGAGGAAGGGGCCGACGAGATCACCTTCCTCAACATCACCGGCTTCCGCGACTTCCCGCTCGCCGACCAGCCGATGCTCGAGGTGCTCAGGCGGACCTCGGAGCAGGTCTTCGTACCCCTGACCATCGGTGGCGGTATCCGCGCCTTCACCGACACGGACGGGCGCTACCATTCGGCCCTCGACGTGGCCGCCGAGTACTTCCGCTCCGGGGCCGACAAGGTCTCGATCGGCAGCGACGCCGTCTACACGGTCGAGCAGTACCGCGACCGCGGTACCAAGGACGGCAGCAGCGCGATCGAGCAGATCGCCGAGGTCTACGGCAACCAGGCCGTGGTCATCTCGGTCGACCCGCGTCGGGTCTACGTCGACTCGCCCGAGGACACCGCCCGCCCGGTCATCCAGACCGCCATCCCAGGACCGAATGGCGAGCGCTACTGCTGGTTCCAGTGCACCGTCAAGGGCGGGCGCGAGGGGCGTGACCTCGACGCCGTCGAGTTCGCGCGGGCCTGCGAGGCGCTCGGCGCCGGCGAGATCCTGCTCAACTCGATCGATCGCGATGGCACCGGCGCCGGCTTCGACCTTGAACTCGTCAAGGCGGTGAGCGATGCGGTCTCGATCCCGGTGATCGCCTCGAGCGGCGCCGGGCGGGTCGAGCACTTCACCGAGGTCTTCAACGCCACCGGGGTCGAGGCGGCGCTCGCCGCCGGTATCTTCCATCGTCGGGAGGTACCGATCGCGGCGGTCAAGGACGAGTTGCGTGCGCACGGCATCGAGGTGCGGACCTGA